GGCCGATGGCGGTGAACATGAACCACTGCACGGCGTACCAGAAGTGCGGGCCGTCGGAGATCTCCGGCAGCAGGACGGGCTCGAAGTCGCCGGTCTGGGGCGGGTCGACGGTGAGCAGCCCGATGTAGCCGTTGACGACGGGGTAGGGCAGCGTCTTGGCGATCGCGGTTGAGCTGATCAGCCGCATCTGGCCGTCGACGGGACGGGTGGCCGCGCCCCGGCCCCGCTCGTCGCGGCGGACGTGGCCCACCACGGTGACCTCGCCGGCGGGCGGGACCGGAGCGGCCGTCGGGATCGGCTCGCCCTTCGCGAGCCGGACGAAGCCGCGGTCCACCAGCACCGTCCCGGCCGGGGTGCGCAACGGCGTGACCACCTCGTAGCCGTTGGCGCCGCCGTTGCTGCGGTAGCGCAGCACGTACTGGTGGTCGGCGTCGAAGGTGCCGCGGGCCTCGACGCGCTGCCACTGGTCGGGCTCGGCGATCGGACGGGTGAACACCTGCGCGAAGGGCACGACCGGGTCGGCCTCGTTGGCCAGGGTGTCGCGGTTGCGCTGCTGGCGCTGGTCCAGCCGGTCCAGCTGCCACTCCCCGAGGTTGACGAAGACCGAGCCCAGCACGGCCACGAACACCACGAGCAGGGTCCAGCGGACCCACAGACGACGCACGGCGCCAGGGTACGCGCCGCCCGGGCGCGACTGCCCTGGCTCAGCCCGGGCTGTCCTGGGCCTGCGGGCCGGGTTCGGCCAGCAGGTTGGTCAGCGTTCGGGCCGCGTCCTCCAGCGGGAGGCCCCGGCCGACGGCCACGCCGGCGAGGAACGTGGTCAGCGGGGCCGCCACCCGCTCGACCTCGTGCGCGGCGTCCCGGGCCAGGTCCAGCAGCACCGAGACCTCCGTCTCCGTCAACGCCCCACCGGGCAGGTCCAGTCGCTGGGCGACCGCCTCCAGCCACTCCGTCAGCTCCATGGCCGACCTCCTCCGCCGCCGCGCGACGTCCTCGGCGACGTCCGGCGGGCCCGGCGGTCGCGACCGTCAGGTACCCGGTGCCAGGATGATGGCATGGGACGCGTCACCCGCCTGCACCCGGTGCTCAAGCTCGGACCCGACACGGCCGTGCGCCGCACCGACACGCTCGCCGTCGAGGAGCCGCTGGAGATCCGGCTCGACGGCGAGGCCTTCCAGGTCACCATGCGCACCCCGGGCGACGACGTCGACCTGGTCCACGGGCTGCTGCACAGCGAGGGCGTCATCGCCTCCGCCGCCGACCTCCTCGGCGCCCGCTACTGCGACGGCGTCGGCCCCGACGGCGCGAACACCTACAACGTCCTCGACGTGGCGCTGGCGTCGACCGCGCGGCCGCCTGCCCCCGAGCAGCGGCGGCGGGTGACCACCACCAGTGCCTGCGGGGTGTGCGGCACCACCAGCATCGACCAGGTGGTGAAGCAGACCGGTCACCCGCTCGGCGAGGGGTTCCGGTTGCCGACCGCGCTCATCTCGGCGGCCCCCGACCGGCTGCGCGAGCACCAGAAGGCGTTCGACAAGACGGGCGGCCTGCACGCCGCCGGGTTGATGACGACCGAGGGCACCATCGTCTGCGCGCGCGAGGACGTCGGGCGGCACAACGCCGTCGACAAGGTGGTGGGCTGGGCGCTGCGGCAGGGCCGGCTGCCCCTGTCGGACCTCGTGCTGGTGGTCTCCGGTCGCGCGTCCTTCGAGCTGACCCAGAAGGCCGTGCTCGCCGGCCTCCCCATGATGATCGCGGTGTCGGCGCCCAGCTCGCTCGCCGCCGAGCTCGCCACGGAGTCGGGCCTCACCCTGGTCGGCTTCGTCCGAGGGGAGCGGATGAACGTCTACTCCCACCCGGAGCGCGTGCTCACCCCCGCACCCGTTGGTTGAAGACGCAACCGGTAACGTCGGACCACGAGTTCCTCCGGCGGAAGGTGAACAGATGAGCAAGGGAAGCGACTTCGGTCTGCTACTGGTCAGGGTCGGGGTGGGTGCGGTCTGCGTCGCGCACGGCGCCCAGAAGCTGTTCGGCTCCTTCGGGGGCTACGGCATCAAGGGCACGGGCGGCTGGTTCGAGTCCGTCGGCTTCGTGCCGGGGGAGCGGAACGCCATCGCGGCGGGCCTGGCCGAGGCGGGCGGCGGCGCGCTGCTCGCGCTCGGCCTGGCCAGTGGTCCGGCCGGTGCCGCGGTCGCCGGCAACATGACGGTGGCCAGCACGACCCACACCGGGTTCTTCAACACGGGTG
The window above is part of the Friedmanniella luteola genome. Proteins encoded here:
- a CDS encoding DoxX family protein gives rise to the protein MSKGSDFGLLLVRVGVGAVCVAHGAQKLFGSFGGYGIKGTGGWFESVGFVPGERNAIAAGLAEAGGGALLALGLASGPAGAAVAGNMTVASTTHTGFFNTGGGYELPATLGLVGAAVAAGGPGRYSLDALTGDALNKPWMRAFALVAAAASAAYLISERAKVLAARGDDTDAEDTGDPHATDA
- a CDS encoding DUF6457 domain-containing protein, encoding MELTEWLEAVAQRLDLPGGALTETEVSVLLDLARDAAHEVERVAAPLTTFLAGVAVGRGLPLEDAARTLTNLLAEPGPQAQDSPG
- the fdhD gene encoding formate dehydrogenase accessory sulfurtransferase FdhD; amino-acid sequence: MGRVTRLHPVLKLGPDTAVRRTDTLAVEEPLEIRLDGEAFQVTMRTPGDDVDLVHGLLHSEGVIASAADLLGARYCDGVGPDGANTYNVLDVALASTARPPAPEQRRRVTTTSACGVCGTTSIDQVVKQTGHPLGEGFRLPTALISAAPDRLREHQKAFDKTGGLHAAGLMTTEGTIVCAREDVGRHNAVDKVVGWALRQGRLPLSDLVLVVSGRASFELTQKAVLAGLPMMIAVSAPSSLAAELATESGLTLVGFVRGERMNVYSHPERVLTPAPVG
- a CDS encoding SURF1 family protein: MRRLWVRWTLLVVFVAVLGSVFVNLGEWQLDRLDQRQQRNRDTLANEADPVVPFAQVFTRPIAEPDQWQRVEARGTFDADHQYVLRYRSNGGANGYEVVTPLRTPAGTVLVDRGFVRLAKGEPIPTAAPVPPAGEVTVVGHVRRDERGRGAATRPVDGQMRLISSTAIAKTLPYPVVNGYIGLLTVDPPQTGDFEPVLLPEISDGPHFWYAVQWFMFTAIGLAGVVVFIRGDLRARREERRVVGPRSARTRIGL